In one Nicotiana sylvestris chromosome 8, ASM39365v2, whole genome shotgun sequence genomic region, the following are encoded:
- the LOC104232967 gene encoding uncharacterized protein, producing the protein MGNCVFKGFGFREVDQEEEKKMIKVVTSNGGIMELYAPITANCITNEFPGHAIYRSRDMFSPPLFHNEELQAGEIYSLLPQLKNHTKSKRREEKSDNITTCNGSNSGILLPQATPYRMSCDNQRVLKRSLEAEIFPTYNSTGVWKVKLLISPQLLSEILSHEARTEALIESVRTVAKCGSGASSMNTPASHSDNWSFSSPGRI; encoded by the coding sequence ATGGGAAATTGTGTATTCAAGGGGTTTGGTTTTAGAGAAGTTGatcaagaagaagaaaagaagatgaTAAAAGTGGTCACTTCCAATGGTGGAATCATGGAGTTATATGCACCCATAACAGCCAATTGTATCACCAATGAATTCCCAGGCCATGCCATATATCGTAGCCGTGATATGTTCTCTCCACCACTTTTTCACAACGAAGAACTTCAAGCTGGTGAAATATACTCTCTCCTCCCTCAATTAAAAAATCATACTAAATCCAAAAGACGAGAGGAAAAAAGTGATAATATTACTACTTGTAATGGTAGTAATAGTGGTATTTTATTACCTCAAGCAACACCTTATAGGATGTCATGTGATAATCAGAGGGTGTTAAAGAGATCATTAGAAGCTGAGATATTTCCTACATACAATAGTACTGGAGTGTGGAAGGTGAAATTACTGATAAGCCCTCAACTATTGTCTGAAATTTTGTCACATGAGGCACGTACAGAGGCACTAATAGAGAGTGTTAGGACAGTAGCCAAGTGTGGTTCTGGGGCTTCTTCAATGAATACGCCTGCTTCTCATTCAGATAATTGGAGCTTTTCTAGTCCCGGGCGGATTTAA